A region of the Phoenix dactylifera cultivar Barhee BC4 chromosome 10, palm_55x_up_171113_PBpolish2nd_filt_p, whole genome shotgun sequence genome:
ATGCAAATCCTTTTGTATCACTTAGTAGCAAATGATATTGGGTAAATACAACAagcattgcaaaaaaaaaaaaaggaaaaaaaagaagagaaacttAAAAATAGTTGAACATTGTACATACTGTTCTCTGTAACTTGGTATCTGGCAAGCGGTAGCGAGCAAAACCTAGACAGATCAGCATAATATTCTTAAGCAGTTAAGCCCGTCTCCTTGATGCATGAGAAAACTATCTTAGCTTCCTCAATGGCAATGCCTGACCAAAAATTCTCTCCACCTCACTTGCTTCCATCTGAAGGCCATTCAAAACCTCCATCTCTTCCTTCCCCAAACCTGTCAGGAAGTTCTCTGTGTCCCTCTTCAATTCCATGAATCCATCTGCAAGCCTTTGAAACAAAGTCACTTCAGCCTTACCTATATCCTCAACTTCTCCTTCTATCTGTTCAACTTCTCTTATGATGGTCTTCTCGCCTTCTTCCACCGTCTTCTCTAATCTCTCTACAAGGGGTGGTTCAGGACCACATGTGTTGTCCGTCCGGATGAATTTACTGAAGTCTCGTCCGACACTTCTTGCTGCTTTATCTAGTTCAGGTATTATAGTCTCAGGCAAAACTGCACTTCTAGTATACACAACTGCACCTCCATATCCATTCCATGCATCATTTCTACCTTGATAATACACAAATATGTAATCATCTGCTTTATTCTCTACCTTGGATGACAGGATGTACCTGCAGAAAACATATAGAAGATGATCAGCATCCATTAAACAAGCCATATACATGCACAGGGATAAAAGTTCaattaaatatcaaatttagtCAATCAAAATAACTTGCTGATAGCTACCAATAGGACAATCAAGATGCCACAAAGACTAATATGTATGTCAGGAAAATACATTCATCCAAGTAaaattgatatattttgcaCAACAAAAACACAGTTCTTATTTACATTTTTGACATCCATTCAGCATAAAAGCTAATCAGTCAACCAACATAGTAAAAGTCAGAAAAGTTGGAGTTCCAACTATCTGATTAATGAGACTTTTCTAATAGCAAGTTATGGGTGCAGAAATGGTCCTCAAAAAAGGATCCAAACTGTCTGATTGCTCCAATAGTCTATGTCTAGTCCATGGAAAATCCATGCTGATGAGCAAGTGTTCCTGCTATGTTACTATACCAAATTTTTAAGGAGTATACAACCAACATGAAATAAACTTCCAAAAAAATtctccaaaaaaataaagaaaaagaaagagatgtatatgtgaaagaagagagagaccaGTCATCTTGATAATGGAGGTACTCATTGTCGTGATTGTAGAGAATTCCAGGTTGTGAAGGGTCTTGGACAAATCTCTGAACGGTGGATCGAGTGAAAAAACCACCATCTGGAGTCCGTATGCGCCATGATAAATTTCCCATGAGTTTGTTAGATTCCACATGGAACTCATGTATTTGGCAATCAAATGTATCGAAAGTAGGATTCAAGCCACTTGTTATATACCACTTCCCACTAAAATCTGAGATATTAAAGCTTTTGACAAGAGCAGAAGGATCAGGGACAGGAAACTCGCCAACATCAGATTTTCTAGGAACACATTTCTTGCGTGAGACAGCACACTCATTGAATTCATCTACAACATTGTTCTCAAACAGGTCCCCGCATTTAATCTGCAGGATGAAAGGAGAGAGAAACAAGTCAGTACCGTGAACATTTTCTAACTGTCAAGTAAACTAAATCACACATGATAATAAACAACCTGGCATTCAGTCTCATCGGGTCGATCGTTACATGTCTGCAGACATGCAATGTTTGCTGCACAGGATGGGTTGGCAATGCACTTGGCTAGTTCCACCCTGTGAAAGAGGGGTTCAAAATTAACCACAAAAAACATAGATCAGAATCAGTCATGAGTAGATTGAAGAAACATTTAGGTTGTTCAACTTTAGTTTTTGGCTTATATATGGAGCATTATGAATGAGTTCACCTTGCCTTCTTTCCATTTCATTTGGACTATCTGTGAATCTAATCCTAGTTTGGAGGGTGGTTTCATAGTTGCACGAACTGCAACACATGATAAATAAGCTAACTTTTAATCCTCAATGCCTACCTAGCCTTTCAGGCTTAACAGCAGGCCCTCTCGTGCAGAAAGTTGCCTAGTTATGAGTCAAGCACCACTTTATAAATCATAGGACTGATTCCAGCTTAGGAGTGCGATCGGAACATTCTCAAAAATTACAGATCGTGATTTCATAATTTGATCCATGAAG
Encoded here:
- the LOC103721734 gene encoding violaxanthin de-epoxidase, chloroplastic isoform X1, with product MALDMCTNLFGHGRCAVYPELLPTSSARISKSKPGHHQTPKKVKFWSSRRISRVSLQTKSQIDFCRLKCRGLHLDAGMTSFTDASRSGMVICNSEVKEDIKCSAFVFLNKIKQLHQLKVISVAGLLTCTLLAIPSADAVDSLKTCTCLLKECRVELAKCIANPSCAANIACLQTCNDRPDETECQIKCGDLFENNVVDEFNECAVSRKKCVPRKSDVGEFPVPDPSALVKSFNISDFSGKWYITSGLNPTFDTFDCQIHEFHVESNKLMGNLSWRIRTPDGGFFTRSTVQRFVQDPSQPGILYNHDNEYLHYQDDWYILSSKVENKADDYIFVYYQGRNDAWNGYGGAVVYTRSAVLPETIIPELDKAARSVGRDFSKFIRTDNTCGPEPPLVERLEKTVEEGEKTIIREVEQIEGEVEDIGKAEVTLFQRLADGFMELKRDTENFLTGLGKEEMEVLNGLQMEASEVERIFGQALPLRKLR
- the LOC103721734 gene encoding violaxanthin de-epoxidase, chloroplastic isoform X2, whose translation is MALDMCTNLFGHGRCAVYPELLPTSSARISKSKPGHHQTPKKCRGLHLDAGMTSFTDASRSGMVICNSEVKEDIKCSAFVFLNKIKQLHQLKVISVAGLLTCTLLAIPSADAVDSLKTCTCLLKECRVELAKCIANPSCAANIACLQTCNDRPDETECQIKCGDLFENNVVDEFNECAVSRKKCVPRKSDVGEFPVPDPSALVKSFNISDFSGKWYITSGLNPTFDTFDCQIHEFHVESNKLMGNLSWRIRTPDGGFFTRSTVQRFVQDPSQPGILYNHDNEYLHYQDDWYILSSKVENKADDYIFVYYQGRNDAWNGYGGAVVYTRSAVLPETIIPELDKAARSVGRDFSKFIRTDNTCGPEPPLVERLEKTVEEGEKTIIREVEQIEGEVEDIGKAEVTLFQRLADGFMELKRDTENFLTGLGKEEMEVLNGLQMEASEVERIFGQALPLRKLR